The following are encoded together in the Terriglobales bacterium genome:
- a CDS encoding RNase adapter RapZ, translating to RNGTPQDTDLVFDVRFLPNPHFIPELRPLTGKDPRVARYVRSFPQTKEFIARISDLLVYLLPHYVREGKSYLTIGFGCTGGQHRSVMIAEDVRRRLAAAGYRTRATHRDLPR from the coding sequence CCGTAACGGCACGCCGCAGGATACCGACCTGGTGTTCGACGTGCGCTTCCTGCCCAATCCGCACTTCATCCCCGAGCTGCGTCCGCTCACCGGTAAGGACCCGCGCGTGGCCCGCTACGTGCGCAGCTTTCCGCAGACGAAAGAGTTCATCGCCCGCATCTCCGACCTGCTGGTCTACCTGCTGCCGCACTACGTGCGGGAAGGGAAGAGCTACCTGACTATCGGATTCGGGTGCACCGGCGGCCAGCACCGCTCGGTGATGATTGCTGAGGACGTTCGGCGGCGTCTGGCCGCCGCCGGGTATCGCACGCGAGCTACCCACCGCGACCTACCGCGCTAG